In one window of Cellulophaga sp. HaHa_2_95 DNA:
- a CDS encoding carboxypeptidase-like regulatory domain-containing protein, whose translation MSKKSFLYLGIILLFFNSIPTYAQETNTALPLDSILSTIESHYDVQFNYASSLIENVAVNAIDTSLSLKETIADLRQSSNLNFVFVSKKIISIRKKKRKLCGYITDKDSGELLPYVTIQNGSAGTLTNEAGYFEIEVNSDDDIIFIRHFGHKILQRQVRYFSKSSTCENIYLITNHEQLVEIVVYDYLIRGVDKLDNGTFQIDFNKFSILPGLIDNDVLQAVQALPGVQSIDETVSNINIRGGSNDQNLITWDGIKMYQSGHFFGLISMYNPNITQKVELRKNGSNASDTDGVSGTISMGTDKYINQKFKGSIAANLLDVNGYIDTPLGKNASLQIAARKSISDLVETPTYSKYYKRISQDTEIENEASVRTNSDIGFNFYDTSFRLLVTPSNKDRLQFNFIHTANNVRFNETENSFGAQEIQQSNLKQSSIAGGIQYHRNWTDTFKTEVSAYETDYQLKGTNVNIQENQRFLQKNIVSETGTKLVTRTKLSPQLSLTNGYDFVETKVSNLDDVDDPRYVLLEAEVLRAHGAFSALNASTKNKETHFNLGLRYNYITKFEKTLWEPRISFNHDFWSTFNVEILGEYKHQNTSQIINFQNDFLGIEKRRWQLSNDSTIPIIRSKQVSLGLSHNQKGWLVNVVPFYKEVQGITTQSQGFKDAYEFSRERGNYDASGLDVLLRKQLKNSSSWISYSYLRSDYTFETLQEESFPSNFDITNTITAGSNYTIKNLLLATGLNWRTGKPFTRPIIGNEVENGDINYGEANSSKQSAYLRLDVSGRYQINWLKKTKLEVGVALWNILNRDNSMTSYYRLDASENIQKVDQSSLGLTPNATVKLIF comes from the coding sequence GTGAGTAAGAAGTCTTTTCTTTATCTAGGAATAATCCTGCTATTTTTCAATAGTATACCTACATATGCTCAAGAAACAAATACGGCACTACCTCTTGATAGTATACTAAGCACCATAGAATCTCACTATGATGTACAATTTAATTACGCATCTTCTCTTATAGAGAACGTAGCCGTTAACGCCATTGACACCTCATTATCTTTAAAAGAGACCATAGCAGATTTAAGACAATCATCTAATTTAAATTTTGTTTTTGTTTCCAAAAAAATCATCTCTATTAGAAAAAAGAAGCGGAAACTCTGTGGCTATATCACCGATAAAGACTCTGGAGAATTACTACCCTATGTGACCATTCAAAATGGAAGTGCTGGAACACTCACCAATGAAGCGGGGTATTTTGAAATAGAAGTCAATTCTGATGATGACATCATCTTTATTAGACATTTTGGACATAAAATTCTACAAAGACAAGTACGGTATTTTAGTAAAAGTAGTACCTGTGAGAACATCTACTTAATTACCAACCACGAGCAGCTGGTAGAAATTGTGGTCTATGATTATTTAATTAGAGGTGTAGATAAATTAGACAATGGTACCTTTCAAATAGATTTTAATAAATTTTCAATACTACCTGGCCTTATCGATAATGACGTATTACAGGCGGTACAAGCCTTACCTGGCGTACAAAGTATTGATGAAACGGTATCTAATATAAATATACGTGGAGGCAGTAATGATCAAAATTTAATTACTTGGGATGGTATTAAAATGTACCAATCTGGTCATTTCTTTGGACTAATCTCTATGTATAATCCCAACATAACCCAAAAAGTAGAACTTCGAAAAAATGGCAGCAATGCATCAGATACCGATGGTGTTTCTGGAACCATTTCTATGGGTACTGACAAGTACATCAACCAAAAATTTAAGGGAAGTATCGCTGCTAACCTTTTAGATGTTAATGGCTACATTGATACCCCATTAGGAAAAAATGCATCTTTGCAAATTGCCGCAAGAAAATCTATCAGTGATCTTGTAGAAACCCCTACCTATTCTAAATACTACAAACGTATTTCTCAAGATACAGAAATAGAAAATGAAGCTTCTGTTAGAACCAATTCTGATATTGGATTTAATTTTTACGACACTTCCTTTCGATTATTAGTTACTCCTTCTAATAAAGACCGATTGCAATTTAACTTCATACACACGGCCAATAATGTCAGGTTTAATGAGACCGAAAATTCATTTGGGGCTCAAGAAATACAACAGAGTAATCTTAAGCAAAGTAGTATCGCTGGCGGCATACAATACCACAGAAATTGGACGGATACTTTTAAAACTGAAGTGAGCGCCTATGAGACCGATTACCAGTTAAAAGGCACGAACGTAAACATTCAAGAAAATCAACGGTTTCTTCAGAAAAACATTGTTTCTGAAACTGGAACAAAACTAGTAACCCGAACAAAACTGTCTCCTCAACTATCACTTACCAATGGATATGATTTTGTAGAAACCAAAGTTTCTAATTTAGATGACGTAGATGATCCTAGATATGTATTGCTAGAAGCAGAAGTACTAAGAGCTCATGGTGCATTCAGCGCCTTGAATGCATCAACAAAAAACAAGGAAACCCACTTTAATTTAGGACTTAGATACAATTACATTACCAAATTTGAAAAAACACTTTGGGAGCCAAGAATAAGTTTCAATCATGATTTTTGGAGCACTTTTAATGTTGAAATTTTAGGAGAGTATAAACACCAAAACACTTCTCAGATTATTAATTTTCAAAACGATTTTTTAGGAATCGAAAAAAGACGTTGGCAATTATCTAATGACAGTACCATTCCTATTATTAGAAGCAAGCAAGTGTCTTTGGGCCTAAGCCATAATCAAAAAGGATGGTTGGTTAATGTGGTGCCATTTTATAAAGAAGTACAGGGCATAACCACACAAAGTCAAGGTTTTAAAGATGCTTATGAATTTTCTAGAGAACGCGGAAATTATGATGCTAGCGGGCTGGATGTATTGCTTAGAAAGCAATTAAAAAACTCTAGTAGCTGGATAAGTTACTCTTATCTTAGAAGTGACTATACTTTTGAGACTTTACAAGAGGAAAGCTTTCCGAGTAATTTTGACATCACAAACACCATTACCGCAGGTTCTAATTATACAATAAAAAACCTATTATTAGCAACAGGATTAAATTGGCGAACAGGAAAACCTTTTACTAGACCTATTATAGGGAATGAAGTAGAAAATGGTGATATTAATTATGGTGAAGCAAATAGCAGTAAACAAAGTGCTTATTTACGTTTAGATGTGTCTGGCAGGTACCAAATTAATTGGCTTAAAAAAACCAAGTTAGAAGTTGGCGTTGCGTTATGGAATATATTAAATAGAGATAACTCTATGACTTCTTACTATAGACTAGATGCCTCTGAAAATATACAAAAGGTAGATCAGAGCTCTCTTGGTCTCACTCCCAATGCCACCGTAAAGCTAATTTTTTAA
- a CDS encoding RNA polymerase sigma factor: MKKDLHADICNETLYANIYNKYSQSLHDFLYYKYGENLNPGDKAQEAFIKLWENCKKVTLEKAKSFLYTVANNLMLNEYKHQKVVLKYQNDAPKDYTNETPEFLLEQDEYYKKYQNALAKLSEDQRTAFMLNKVEGKKHEEIAQLLGVTRKVVEYRIYSAFDQLKKELENFKIK; encoded by the coding sequence TTGAAAAAAGACCTCCACGCAGATATTTGCAATGAAACATTATACGCCAATATCTATAATAAATATTCCCAAAGTTTACATGATTTTTTATATTACAAGTATGGAGAAAATTTAAATCCTGGTGATAAAGCGCAAGAAGCGTTTATAAAATTATGGGAAAATTGCAAAAAAGTAACCCTAGAGAAGGCTAAATCTTTTTTATATACTGTTGCTAATAATTTAATGCTGAATGAATACAAACATCAAAAAGTAGTACTAAAATATCAGAATGATGCTCCTAAGGACTACACGAACGAAACTCCGGAATTTCTTCTTGAGCAAGATGAATACTATAAAAAATACCAAAATGCGTTGGCTAAATTATCCGAAGACCAACGTACCGCTTTTATGCTTAATAAGGTAGAAGGTAAAAAGCATGAAGAAATTGCACAACTCTTAGGAGTAACAAGAAAGGTTGTAGAATACCGTATATACTCGGCTTTTGATCAATTAAAAAAAGAATTAGAAAATTTTAAGATAAAATAG
- a CDS encoding FecR family protein, giving the protein MDNNKLIQKWLADELTEEENNVFATLDEAPFYTKIIEDATVFKASNFSKMPDFETFKARMEEDKTPVKKLQWFTPMLKIASAVVILFGIYYSFFYTTLTDIETSVAQKTTIELPDSSRVVLNASSEVKYNANEWDDKREIELNGEAFFDVAKGSKFDVITPSGTVSVLGTEFNVKQRAGIFEVTCYEGTVRVVTETGTEILKVGDKFLEINKTIKTSKHTVPSPQWVDNMSQFERIPVYEVLAELERQYGIQITSQDIDTEQLFTGGFVHNNLEDALMAIAEPLGLTYEILKQNKVRLLISE; this is encoded by the coding sequence ATGGATAACAACAAATTAATACAGAAATGGTTGGCAGACGAACTAACGGAAGAAGAAAACAATGTTTTCGCTACCTTAGACGAAGCGCCTTTCTATACGAAAATTATCGAGGATGCTACTGTTTTCAAGGCTTCAAACTTTTCTAAAATGCCAGATTTCGAGACTTTTAAAGCTCGTATGGAAGAAGACAAAACTCCCGTTAAAAAACTGCAATGGTTTACGCCTATGCTTAAAATTGCCAGTGCCGTTGTAATCCTATTTGGTATTTACTATAGTTTCTTTTATACTACCCTTACTGATATTGAAACAAGTGTTGCGCAAAAAACAACTATTGAATTACCAGATTCTTCAAGAGTAGTATTAAATGCAAGCTCCGAAGTAAAATACAATGCGAATGAATGGGATGATAAAAGAGAAATTGAATTAAATGGAGAAGCATTTTTTGATGTTGCTAAAGGATCTAAATTTGATGTTATTACCCCTTCAGGAACCGTTTCTGTATTAGGTACAGAGTTTAATGTAAAACAAAGAGCTGGCATTTTTGAAGTCACCTGCTATGAAGGTACCGTGCGTGTAGTTACAGAAACGGGTACAGAGATATTGAAAGTAGGAGATAAATTTCTTGAAATTAACAAGACGATTAAAACAAGTAAACATACGGTGCCTAGTCCGCAATGGGTAGACAATATGAGCCAGTTTGAGCGCATTCCTGTATATGAAGTGCTTGCAGAACTGGAAAGACAATATGGTATTCAAATAACATCTCAAGATATAGACACCGAACAATTATTTACAGGAGGTTTTGTGCATAATAATTTGGAAGACGCACTTATGGCTATAGCTGAGCCATTAGGATTAACGTATGAAATACTAAAGCAAAACAAAGTACGTTTGCTTATTAGTGAGTAA